Part of the Chanodichthys erythropterus isolate Z2021 chromosome 13, ASM2448905v1, whole genome shotgun sequence genome is shown below.
AGAGTGGGGTGTCAGCATGTTTGACAATTAGGAAATGTTACAAGGAAATGTTTCTTATAATGTCATGTTCTATTAGACAAGGTCATTTTTGTTCTTACAAGTACTTTTTAATTTAACTCTTGTGCTGCAGAACTAGACTGATAATCCAATGGGATTTTCAAACACCTTACATTCAAAGGTCAACTTCACCATTTCCGTTTTACACAAAGGAGAGTTTTCATCAAAGTCTGTTTTATAATGGCAGCCCTACTGTCATGAATGAAGGTGTCAAGCTGTGAGCAGCTCCTCCAATTGCTCTGTGAATTTATGCAGCCAACTCCCAAAGAAACAAAGAGCTATTTAGCACATTTAATTACAGCCATCCCCAAAACATCACTATTTCCTGTGATACCAATTACCAGAATGGCCGATTTAATTCTCATAGCCAGCGTACAGATTACTGCTGTGGGGCCAAAGGGGATATTTAGTCTACCACAATACTGATAGTATACAGCTATTTCATAACATATAAAATCCAGTTACAACTGCCAAAAGACAATTCATTCTGTTAATAATACAGATATATCACTCCATCTACTATATTCAGTATTACAAAAATGcaagttttgtgtgtgtgcatcttTATTTACTTGTGATAAATCTAAGCATGTTGTTATATATTAGGGATGTAGGACCAGAAACCAAAGAACTCAAAGTAAGACTTGTGGAGAAAAACAGTAAAGGAGAACGTGAGTCACTTTTCAGTGCCTATCATCAATATTTTACCCAAGATTATCTATTGATATCAGCTGGTCTGATGAATGAAAAAAGACTGATATTTTCCATTCTGActgtttttgtattcattgcatGATATACTGTGAGGTGTTTTTTTAATTCACTTGACAAATGATTTGGTTTCTTTTTCCTGGCTGACAGAGTTTCTGCCTGGTCGTGCTTCCTTACCACTGGATCTCTCTAAAAGAATTCCTAATGGACAACACAAACTGTCCATCGCTCCGGGTCATGGTCTGGCTCCAACTGCTATCGTAACATTAGAGGTGAGGGCAACTTGAAGTGGAATtcagattgattttttttattttatacagactatctttcaaaagtttgttaaATGGTTTTGAAGGAAGtcactcaccaaggctgcatttatttgatcaaaatatagtaaaaaaaaagtaatattgtgaaatatgattacaataaaaaaataagtattttaaaaagtaatttatttttgtgacggcaaagctgaattttcagcatccattactccagtctttagtgttacatgatccttcagaaatcattctaatacactgatttggtgctcaagaaacaattcTTATGTTTATCACTGTtcaacagttgtgttgcttaatatttttatttaaacattgatacattttttaggattcatGATGAATAgacagttcaaaagaacagcaataaataaataatacatcttttataacattataaatgtcttttctgtcacttttcatcaatttaatatgccttgctgaacaaaaaataatttattttgaaataattatCCCTATTTACcccaatagatagatagatagatagattttatCAGTACATAATTGCCATCTGTAAAGTATACATATGgatagcatgatttagcatgaTAACACAGTGTTTGGAGTGTCAGTGTTACTGATTAAGGCTTCCACCAGTCTTGTGTTCACTTTTCTGAACACACTGATAAGTCCCTGTTCCAAATGTCAATgtgaattatttaaaagaaaacatatcTTATTACAGTGGTCTGCCTTGTGAACTGAACGCTCACCTTGTCTCTGATTAACTTGATAACTgggttatttctttatttaaccTAGTACTTTAATTCACACTTTACTTGTTACACACATGATCTTAGGTACACATTAACAATACTTAAACACTCTGTATATATCCATTGTGTTTGTGAACATATAAGCAAAGTAAAGCTCAAAAATGTCATGAATTGGTCGTTGTTTATAGACATCTGTGGCTGTACTAACCCTAATACTGTAGTAGTTACATATATCTTTTAAAAACGATTGTTTAATCTAATGATCTAATGTTTCTGCATCCATAGCTGTTGTATTTGGAGTCCAGTGATTTGCGCGCATGTAAGAACGCGACTCCTATGCGGTCCTCAATCACTCCCTCGAAGAAGGTGGACGTGGACCGCACCATCATGCCCGATGGCACCATCGTCACCACAGTAACTACCATCCAGTCACGTCTAAAACTGGACCGCAAACTAGGTAAAGGCCACTTTACTCCAAAACACTAAGAACACATGCCATTCTGTCTGCATCATCCAGTACCACAGAAGTGACTTGGCAATTTCACCCTATCTTGTTTCCTTCTCTGTAACTGCAGGAGACTCTCCGTCTAGTTCTCCCTCAAAGGTGGAGGTGACTGAAAAGACTCCCAGCGTGCTCACAAACAGCACCAGCACCAGTGCCAGTCCTACCCCCAGCAGTGAGCTTCAcattaaaatgagcattttaagATAATTCACACTACCTTTCAAATgttaattgactttttttttaaaagaaattagtccttttattcatcaaggacacattaaattagattaaaagtgacagtaaaaacataatgttacaaaagttttctatttcaaattgtTGCTGttctttgaactttctatttctcaAAGAATCTGAACAAGTTCAAGTTTTTatccaataataaaaatatcaaagcagcacaactgttttcaacattgattatcATAATattatttcttgagcagcaaatcagcttattagaatgatttctgaaggatcatgtgacactgaagactggagtaattgctcctgaaaattcagctttgccatcacaggaataaattacattttaaaaaatattacaatagaaaacagtagttttaaatcttaaaaatatttctcaatattatcattattactgtatttttgatcaaataaatccagACTTGTTGAATAAGCAAcgcctttcaaaaacatttattaatccaaacttttgaaagataATGTACATCTTTATTATCACGTATTtaattgtgtattaaattatCAGTTACAAGTTCACAAAATAAAGTAACACACTTTATTctaaacacattttatatattataatactttATGTGCATgttatttattgttatattattatttttgcagtGTCATTTGAACAAAACTAGGGGCAAGTTTGTGATCctgttgtgtttgtgtctgtgtgctATTCCCAAGCAGAAGGCACCCTCCCCAATGGGCTGGATCCCGTAGCAGAAACGGCCATTCGGCAGCTGACCGAGTCGGCCAGTAAGGTACCCAAGAAGACGCCTACTAAACGCAGCACTCTCATCATATCTGGGGTCTCAAAGGTAGGTCTGAACATTGGTAAAAAGACATTTCTAATCAGTGTCATAAAAACATCTTGGTTACAATGAGGCTAGCGTCTAGGGAAACAATCATGAGAACAGTCTCTTCTCCCAGGGTAATGTTTGTTTAGTCTTCTCTTTCCTTCACATAATGTTGATGTAACACTCATCAGGACACCTTTTGACTAGGATTTAATTGTGACTACTGTAACCTCTATTCTGTTATAACactgaaaaattacatttaactaAGGTTAACTTCCTTTTAAACATTGTAATCTATAAGTTCGTAAATCTAAATGTCATGTCAAGCTCAGTCGTCTCATATCACATCTCATATTTCATCAGAACATACCGGCCCTCGCCTGGCTGTCGAACAGTTTGAAGTTTCAAATTCACTGTCTGAACAAACAGGGTTCACAGAAAGGCTGACAGAAGAGCCGCTTTTCCAAACACACTGCTGAGATGTTGTCTTCCCCAGCTGTGCCTGCAGGACATGTACATGAGGAACACTATGTTAAAACTAATTTTCTGTCCTTCCCACAGGTCCCCATTACTGAGGATGACTCAGCCTTATCAGTTGGCTATGCTGCAGCCATGGACGCAGCCCTACAGGGGGCGCATTCTCCCAGCGGACCCCCGAACCACCAAGGAGCATCCGCGCATCAGGAAGCAGACGAGACCACACCGTCTGACGCGTCAGAGCGACCGTCCGTGGATGACGTGGAGTCAGAGACGGGATCGACCGGAGCGCTGGAGACTCGTAGTCTCAAAGACCACAAAGGTGTGAATTTCTCTGTAATGTCTTTTCCTTTGATGTATTTATTGTGAAATTCATTTAGAATTTattagcacttttcacaatgcatattgttcaaagcagctgtACAGAAAATGCTCAGTGTTATAATTTAGAAAGTATTTAGTTATCAGCCAGAGATGTGTATGTCAAAGTAATGTCCACATGGCAGTAATATACACCTATAATACAATACATAATGTAGTTAATTAACATCATGTATTCAGTTAGAaggatagttctcccaaaaatgaaaattttgtcatcatttactctcatgttgttccaaacccatctTGTTCATCTTTAAATCACAAATTTTggatatttttaaaggtgccatcgaacgtttttttacaagatgtaatataagtctaaggtgtcccctgaatgtatctgtgaagtttcagctcaaaataccccatagattttttttaattaatttttttttgtattttgtttttattttggggcatcattaaatatgagctgatttgtgctgctgcccctttaattctcgtgctccacgcccacggagctcgcgcttgccttgaacagtgcataaacaaagtttacacagctaatataaccctcaaatggatctttacaacatgttcgtcatgcatgcgtcagattatgtgagtattgtacactgttatattgtttacatttgattctgaatgaatttgaggctgtgctccatggctaaagcttacaataaaaacactgttggagagatttataaagaatgaagttgtgtttgtgcattatacagactgcaagtttaaaaatgaaaatagcgactgctcttgtctctgtgaatacagtaataaacgatggtaactttaaccacatttaacagtacattagcaacatgctaacaaaatatttagaaagacaattcacaaatatcactaaaaatatcatgatatcatggatcatgtcagttattattgctccatctgccatttttcgctattgttcttgcttgcttacctagtctgatgattcacctgtgcagatccagacgttactggctgcccttgtgtaatgcctttcataatgttgggaacatgggctggcatatgcaaatattgggggcgtacatattaatgatcccgactgttacgtaacatagattcgcctgttcttcggaggtcttttaaacaaatgagatttatataagaaggaggaaacaatggagtttgagactcactgtatgtcatttccatgtactgaactcctgttattcaactatgccaagataaattcaatatttaattcgaGGGCTCCTTTAATATAATATTGAGAGATTTTTGTCCGTCTACTGAAGTCTTTTCACTCAAAATCCTGATGcttgaaacatttataaaataaatccatatgaatcaagcggtttaatccaagtcttctgaagagacatgatcgctttatattatgaacagatttaatttaggctttaatTCACAGATCTCCTTAtgcacattttgaagcatcagaGTTTAGGGTTAATAGACTTTCAGTGGACAGacagaaattaattaaacatatttaatttcataaaaaatatctctgtgttttgaagatgaacaaaagtcttatgggtgagTAACTGATGACAGAATCTTCTTTTTTAAGTGAACCTTCCCTTTAAGCAGACACAACGAACATGTTAGGCAGCAGTTACAATTTGTGCTCATAGAGTAGTGCAGGGATGACGTCAAAACCCGGAAGACTAATTAATTTGCCACTGCTTCCCTTGAGATTTTCATAAATTGCACGCACTCACACCCCAAATATTCTTATCTAGTTACTTATTAGAAATGGCttcaaaattatcatttttgaaatgggtgtGTGTAATTTATGCTGTAGAGCAAAACGATCAAGTATCAAattatgtttaccacagaccttatttcactCATGGCAAAAAGCCATAGGAAAATCTTGAGGGAACCAGTGGCGAATTAGTCTTAAAGGgacaattcacccaaaaatgaaaattctgtcattaattaatcaccctcaagtcgttccacccccgtaagacttttgttcatctttggtacacaaatgaagatcttttctATGAAATCGgacagctttctgtccctccatagacagcgacgcaactgacactttgatgcctcaaaaagtttaaaaaaagttcataaaaagatcataaaactaatccataatCATTGAGTGTTTAGTccaatttttctgaagaaacacgatcattttatatgatgaacagcttgaatttaggcttttattcacataaacttTCATCAACTCActcatcagttgtggtaaacggaagctcgaTCATGTTTGCTTGATATGTGAGAACaaatgaagttcattctcgtgtgttatgcagcatgtttgagcaggaggtttgttcttgtgcatcAATCAGGTgcgttgagcttctgtttatgttcactgatcaatgtttatttgtgaataaaagcctaaattaaatctgttcatcatacaaAGTGATCAAATCTGTTCAGAAAATtaggactaaaccactcaattcatatggattagttttacgatcgcTTTATGAACTTTTGAAGCATCAGTTTTGAAGTGTCAGTTGCGtcgctgtctatggagggacagaaagctctcagatttcatcaaaaagaactTCATTTGTGTACCAAAgttgaacaaaagtcttacaggtttagaacgacatgagggtgagtaattaatgacagaattttcatttttgggtgaactaaccctttaagggtttTGACTTCATCCCTGCACCATTCTATAATGATTAGAATACAGTATAAGGATAATATTAAAGTATAAGGATAATGTTTTtctgatttcatttttatttatgtgcaCGCATGTTCTGTTTCAGTGGGATTCCTCCGCAGTGGCACCAAGCTACTATTCCGAaggaaaaacagagaaaaagatCCCAGTTTCAGTCAGTCCCATGAGGATGTTTCCAACCTTGGCAATGACTCCTCCGCAGCCTCCTGCTCCTCCACCAGCCGTAAAAAGTCTGGAAGCTTCTCCCGCCGTCTCATCAAGCGCTTCTCGTTCCGCTCGTCCAAGACTAAGGGCAAATCTAGCACAGCCAATGGAGGGTCCAGCACTACAGATAACTAAAGGAGAAAAACAGAAGAAGGAAGAGCGAGAGACGGTGCAGGCACCAGTCAAAGGAGTGTGAAAAGTTATTTATGGTATATACTGATTGTCCACAAACTTTGGGGGGTAACGTCATTCAGACCAGCCTTGCTTTGGTGTTCTCTTGCCTGGAAGGACATCCTTCACATACGATTACAGCTCTTCAGGATGGAAAACGCCATTAAATGTGGAAAATAAAAGGATTTGAAAATTTATGGATGCGTTGTTACTCTAATTAATGTGGTTAAACTGGGGGAAAAGGCTGCTTTGTGGATGATTATGGGCGAACAAACACGAGAAACTCAAAATGGACGGGAGTGTCATGCGGTTATTGAGCACAAGGGGGCGACATAGACAATGGCTATTGACGCCTCCAAAACTGTCGCTATGTGttgtttttcttatttattttacttcatCAGTTGCACTTTGAATCTTAATCTGATTGTTTACAATGCGGGGAGCTCTTTTTCTGTCGTTTTTTATCATGTTTGTGTATCGTTTACTGTAATCGGCGCTGGTTTATTTCTCCTGAGCTCATTAGGAGTATTTCATGAGTGATATGCTAAGACATGCTGTGAGCTTTGTTCTCGTTTTGCTGTTTCTATAGCATTAGATCAAGGGATGGTATGCCCTGTTTTCAAATAGTGGTACGTTTGACTTTCATTGTGGCTTAATAATCTTttataattatgttttttatttgttttaggaAACAGAAACGTTCATAAGTTACTGTAGGCATATCTCACTAAATTACGTtcgtgtgtttttggttgtaaaGTATGAGCCCTTCATATGACAAAAGGGATACACTACAGGAAAAAAACTGCATTtgtgtaaatgtataaattattcCACAAATTATTGTAAATCTACAACCTCTTGAGCTACATCATGCTGAATCTGCAGTGGGGAAAGTGCTTTTTCAGGGTCCAAGTGAAAACAAACCTCAGGGGATactataaaaaggtaaaaatatgtttaatctatttttttttctctctctgagaGATGGCTTCTTGAACAAAACAGACGCTGCCCCAGTAATCTACAACCGGGTATCCTCTCCTCATTTCATTTAGTTGCAATAAACTTATCCAGAGGAACCGACATCTGCACGTCAATCTTATTCGTCGTAATATCATAGATGGCTTTTATTATCATATTGAACAGGATATTTTATTATTACCTTGTAATGTAATCTAATAATTCGTGGTAAAGAGATAGTTAACACTCAAAATTCAATCactattcactttcattgtgtgGATCAAAGATGGTGACCGATAATGTTTATCAGCACGGAAGTAAAACATGAGAGAAATGTACAATAATACAAAATGTACAATACTACAAtctcattttgggtgaactatccctttaaggagtCGCTCTTGCCGTATCCCTGTGCGAATCTCTGCATATTTTCATCATTTGTTTCTAtatcatatttatttgaattaaaaaattcGCTCTGATAAGATCACTAATGGTTGTTAAACAAAACTAATaactacagaaaaaaacatgttaacaattcAACAACGCGCAGTTCATGAATCAATGGCGGAGCGTTTGTTTGCTAGTCAGTGTCATTCCTGCAGCATAACGCCTGAGAAAAAATGCCCAGAATGTTGTGATCACAGCGAACAAAAGGCAGTGGCGACCTGAGGTATTCAGAGCTTTATATTATTGTGGTTAATTTGATGGTTAATTTATtctgaataaattatttttgaaaatccattcctcttccatttcttttttcctcaaaatggTCAAACAACATGACttgaaaagggaaaaaatggCAAATacgtatatgtgtgtatattgtgtgtatatatatatatatatattatatatatatatatatatatatatatatgtgtgtgtgtatatatatatatatatatatatacatatacatacaataAACGAGAATTGTGAGGGGGTTTAAACGATAATTAATCATTTCCGAATGATTTTGTGCCAAACTGTGTTAAAATTCAGAGGGAATGTGTTCAATTGGTTTGAATTTACCGCCCAAATTTGATTGACAACACAAAAGAGCACTGGTGGAGCAGACGAGCCGTACGAATCAATCAGCTCGCGCACATTTCGATGCACTCGGATTGGTTCGTTCGTTTGCGCTGTTTATGCACAGCAAGTTCAAGCCAATAGGAGATCACATCCGCTCTATGGTTGCCTCTACCAGCCAATCAGGTCTGTTCTTCACTGCGCGTAACCAATCACAATGGTGGGCGGGACTATTCAGCCCTAGTTCAGTCAGTCCTTAAATACTGCAGCAACTCCACCGAACATCTCACTGATTTCTTCTACAAACAGAGGAAAGAAGATACACGAACAACATGTCTGGAAGAGGTAAAACCGGTGGAAAAGCCCGCGCCAAGGCCAAGACTCGCAGCTCCCGCGCTGGTCTTCAGTTCCCCGTCGGCCGTGTGCATCGTCTCCTGCGGAAAGGCAATTACGCTGAGAGAGTAGGTGCTGGTGCTCCCGTGTATCTGGCTGCAGTCCTCGAGTACCTCACCGCTGAGATTCTCGAGTTGGCGGGAAACGCTGCAAGAGACAACAAGAAGACTCGTATCATCCCTCGTCATCTTCAGCTGGCC
Proteins encoded:
- the c2cd2l gene encoding phospholipid transfer protein C2CD2L isoform X2; translation: MTTFQDVSWLVQVALFCASLLVVLAWLVQFSLPLLRPRWCSRVQGKREIPWQLPLSLTHQTLTGGVWGSLLRLRLGRDGAGSDTEAGVKGLLSSLFAFKSFREHWQRALVRALNEQACRQGSSIQITFDDSLQLPSSASIDRVTCTDQSVRSMVLQCNCSVNTVTFPVTVTQQSPAAVSMDTYQITMKPMQAQLQVCLEEVEEEGLLVSWTFSKQPHLSLTVKSCQRVQKEGSDMEVDSDMIAALVEDTLYTTHPAMILNLRACVSSPAFPREKQIGGLNSPSQSTPVRRILVHQLKATDVKKVISFPGCQTHLGELCCVLSLDTPSIERRTGFLTPSPSPGAALHWTDDFTLDVGPETKELKVRLVEKNSKGEQFLPGRASLPLDLSKRIPNGQHKLSIAPGHGLAPTAIVTLELLYLESSDLRACKNATPMRSSITPSKKVDVDRTIMPDGTIVTTVTTIQSRLKLDRKLGDSPSSSPSKVEVTEKTPSVLTNSTSTSASPTPSKGTLPNGLDPVAETAIRQLTESASKVPKKTPTKRSTLIISGVSKVPITEDDSALSVGYAAAMDAALQGAHSPSGPPNHQGASAHQEADETTPSDASERPSVDDVESETGSTGALETRSLKDHKVGFLRSGTKLLFRRKNREKDPSFSQSHEDVSNLGNDSSAASCSSTSRKKSGSFSRRLIKRFSFRSSKTKGKSSTANGGSSTTDN
- the c2cd2l gene encoding phospholipid transfer protein C2CD2L isoform X1, coding for MTTFQDVSWLVQVALFCASLLVVLAWLVQFSLPLLRPRWCSRVQGKREIPWQLPLSLTHQTLTGGVWGSLLRLRLGRDGAGSDTEAGVKGLLSSLFAFKSFREHWQRALVRALNEQACRQGSSIQITFDDSLQLPSSASIDRVTCTDQSVRSMVLQCNCSVNTVTFPVTVTQQSPAAVSMDTYQITMKPMQAQLQVCLEEVEEEGLLVSWTFSKQPHLSLTVKSCQRVQKEGSDMEVDSDMIAALVEDTLYTTHPAMILNLRACVSSPAFPREKQIGGLNSPSQSTPVRRILVHQLKATDVKKVISFPGCQTHLGELCCVLSLDTPSIERRTGFLTPSPSPGAALHWTDDFTLDVGPETKELKVRLVEKNSKGEQFLPGRASLPLDLSKRIPNGQHKLSIAPGHGLAPTAIVTLELLYLESSDLRACKNATPMRSSITPSKKVDVDRTIMPDGTIVTTVTTIQSRLKLDRKLGDSPSSSPSKVEVTEKTPSVLTNSTSTSASPTPSTEGTLPNGLDPVAETAIRQLTESASKVPKKTPTKRSTLIISGVSKVPITEDDSALSVGYAAAMDAALQGAHSPSGPPNHQGASAHQEADETTPSDASERPSVDDVESETGSTGALETRSLKDHKVGFLRSGTKLLFRRKNREKDPSFSQSHEDVSNLGNDSSAASCSSTSRKKSGSFSRRLIKRFSFRSSKTKGKSSTANGGSSTTDN
- the c2cd2l gene encoding phospholipid transfer protein C2CD2L isoform X3, which translates into the protein MTTFQDVSWLVQVALFCASLLVVLAWLVQFSLPLLRPRWCSRVQGKREIPWQLPLSLTHQTLTGGVWGSLLRLRLGRDGAGSDTEAGVKGLLSSLFAFKSFREHWQRALVRALNEQACRQGSSIQITFDDSLQLPSSASIDRVTCTDQSVRSMVLQCNCSVNTVTFPVTVTQQSPAAVSMDTYQITMKPMQAQLQVCLEEVEEEGLLVSWTFSKQPHLSLTVKSCQRVQKEGSDMEVDSDMIAALVEDTLYTTHPAMILNLRACVSSPAFPREKQIGGLNSPSQSTPVRRILVHQLKATDVKKGCQTHLGELCCVLSLDTPSIERRTGFLTPSPSPGAALHWTDDFTLDVGPETKELKVRLVEKNSKGEQFLPGRASLPLDLSKRIPNGQHKLSIAPGHGLAPTAIVTLELLYLESSDLRACKNATPMRSSITPSKKVDVDRTIMPDGTIVTTVTTIQSRLKLDRKLGDSPSSSPSKVEVTEKTPSVLTNSTSTSASPTPSTEGTLPNGLDPVAETAIRQLTESASKVPKKTPTKRSTLIISGVSKVPITEDDSALSVGYAAAMDAALQGAHSPSGPPNHQGASAHQEADETTPSDASERPSVDDVESETGSTGALETRSLKDHKVGFLRSGTKLLFRRKNREKDPSFSQSHEDVSNLGNDSSAASCSSTSRKKSGSFSRRLIKRFSFRSSKTKGKSSTANGGSSTTDN
- the c2cd2l gene encoding phospholipid transfer protein C2CD2L isoform X4 — its product is MTTFQDVSWLVQVALFCASLLVVLAWLVQFSLPLLRPRWCSRVQGKREIPWQLPLSLTHQTLTGGVWGSLLRLRLGRDGAGSDTEAGVKGLLSSLFAFKSFREHWQRALVRALNEQACRQGSSIQITFDDSLQLPSSASIDRVTCTDQSVRSMVLQCNCSVNTVTFPVTVTQQSPAAVSMDTYQITMKPMQAQLQVCLEEVEEEGLLVSWTFSKQPHLSLTVKSCQRVQKEGSDMEVDSDMIAALVEDTLYTTHPAMILNLRACVSSPAFPREKQIGGLNSPSQSTPVRRILVHQLKATDVKKGCQTHLGELCCVLSLDTPSIERRTGFLTPSPSPGAALHWTDDFTLDVGPETKELKVRLVEKNSKGEQFLPGRASLPLDLSKRIPNGQHKLSIAPGHGLAPTAIVTLELLYLESSDLRACKNATPMRSSITPSKKVDVDRTIMPDGTIVTTVTTIQSRLKLDRKLGDSPSSSPSKVEVTEKTPSVLTNSTSTSASPTPSKGTLPNGLDPVAETAIRQLTESASKVPKKTPTKRSTLIISGVSKVPITEDDSALSVGYAAAMDAALQGAHSPSGPPNHQGASAHQEADETTPSDASERPSVDDVESETGSTGALETRSLKDHKVGFLRSGTKLLFRRKNREKDPSFSQSHEDVSNLGNDSSAASCSSTSRKKSGSFSRRLIKRFSFRSSKTKGKSSTANGGSSTTDN
- the h2ax gene encoding histone H2AX; protein product: MSGRGKTGGKARAKAKTRSSRAGLQFPVGRVHRLLRKGNYAERVGAGAPVYLAAVLEYLTAEILELAGNAARDNKKTRIIPRHLQLAVRNDEELNKLLGGVTIAQGGVLPNIQAVLLPKKTGQAVASSGKSGKKGSSQSQEY